atatgtttatatattttctcaTGCCTCCTGCGTGCATTTAATCATCGTTATATAAATTGTGGCATTtataaaaaagtgttttgttccCGCCCTTTAGAAGTGGTAATTGACATGACATCTCCGGTTCTGATGACTATGCCTCAGAAGAGTTGGTGGCAAACGGTTGTCTTCACAATGAGTTTCTTGCTGCCAGATATGTATCAGGAAAGCCCCCCCAAACCCACCAAAGGCGGGGTAAGCATCTGTAACACACCAGAGAATGAATACTTACCTGGTTGTCAGTCAATAAGCCCTGGCAGATAATGAGAGTTGACTTGCAGGTGGACATCCTTGAGACGCCTGACATGAGAGTGTATGTGCTGAGCTACAGTGGATGGATGACGACCTACTCTATCAACAATGCCTTTGACAAGCTGTCCAAGAAACTGGACGCCATTGGCGCAAGCTACAAGACAGACACCCGCTATGCTGCGGGATACAACAGGTAAACAGACGACCCTTATTTTCTTGATGATCGTCAAAAAGAATAATGACAGCAGCATAaaggaaaactgtgtgtgtgtgtgtgtttgtttacagtccAATGACCATGAACGACAGGCACAATGAGGTGATGCTTGTCGTTGAGGGGGAACCTGTGTGTCCCAACCAGGACTGAACAGCTGGACCTTCACATCAACTTCAAGTCATATTGTGTCACATAAAAAAGCTTGTGGAGACAGCCCGGACTTGgaaaataaagaacaaaatTGAAATCCACCATGTGATGAGGTTTTTCTGTTAAAGTCAATAAAATTACCTCCCTaaactgatttgtttgtgttttttcctgatTCCTCCAAATGTATTGACCAATTCTGGAATATGTCTAAGTCCGCTGGTTTAGGAATTGCACCTTTCAACAATTCCACCAGATGACAATATTACACCATGCACATGCAGCCCAGCACTTCCTGCATCATATTCATAAGCTTCAGACAAGTGAGGGAAGTATTCCTCTCAATTCTTACTCAGCCTGTCAATTCTCAAATAATCGAGTTCGCACCAGATAAATTGCAGGTGACATTTAGGAGAAAATAATAAGGACGCAATTTCTCTAATTGCATAAAGTGATGAAATATGGATAGTTAGTATCTCAAAGGTTAAAGGCCAACTTCACTATGACATCATAACgttcattacattttaaattgtgtaaatttgaattgaataaatacaaatcatcCAGTTGCCAGCAATAGAAATGTTTGAGATAccatgaaaaaaacattctgacAGTGTCAAATGTATTTCCACTGACATCAGCTTGAGGAAGTGGATGTGTTGCAGTTTCTCACTATGAAGATGGGAGGTCAGTAAGAACCCTTTACTCTTCTCTAGAACGCAGACAAGTGATGAACCTGTAAGGATGAAGTGCTGATTCCAATATTCTGTTTATTCTATTGTGTGTTTACAAATCTCACAAAACATGctaataaatgtataatatagACTGAAGTAGCATAACATGGCTGTTGCGGATATACACTGTATGCTACTTTTCCTTTAGATGGTTAACTGCTGGTAAGacattcatttcaaaataaataaattattatcgATAATGATTTGATAATGATGGTATAAATATTACATTAAGTAATGCGGTTACgagtctgtctgtccgtctgtctgcctgtgtgtctgtctgtctgtctgtctgtctgtctgtctgtctgtcagtaagATTACTCAAACACTAATGAAACAATATCCATGACGTTTTGTGGAGGGATGGGGCATGACCCAGACACGTCaaatgatttttaactttatttggCACAGCGAGATAGGGCATTAGCTTTGGTGAAGGTCTGAACATCCTTCAactgttgtttttgtaataacCTCAGTAACAAGATAAAATACAGTTTGCATTGACCCGAGGCCTGAACATCTCAGTCCAGGATGTTTACCGTAGCTTAGCTCAGAGCCTGTGGGCATGGGCAAAGTTCCGAGCATTAGGATAAAAAtgagaggaggaatgagaggagtTTGTCCTTTTACGTTTACGAGAATATGGTGGAAATGTTGATAATAAAGTCAAACTAAATCCGAGGAAGTTTGATATGTTCTTAATGGTTTGACTTAAATCTTAAAAATTCCAAGTTTATTCTTGACAAATCAACTTTAGTCAcagtattaaaaataaaaaaatacattcattCAATTCGAGACAGGCAAGTTTTGAAACTGTAGTCAGCACTAACAGACGGGCGATTTGTGTATTTTCCCTTTGAATAGCATTCTGTAATTTTTACCTAGCATGCAGTTTCACAAATAGTTCCTAGAAAGAAAGTTGGAAATTTCCTCCTTTGAGTTGTCACTTAACATCCTTGTTTTAAATAAgaacacaaaaaatgtaaactttACATCTTTGTACAATCAGTATGATTACTTTAGTTTCACTTTATTCTTTATATttccatttaaaatgaaaatccacctcgcctcttttttttctcttaactCTTCTTCCATATTGTCTCATTAGTGTTTCATTAGTGTTTGAGTAATgttaacagacagacagacagacagactgactcgTTACCGTATTACTCAATGTAATATTGTACCAAAGAGAAAAGTAAATACACACAAGCCATTCCAACACACTTAGCTTTTGCTGTACTGTTAAATTAATCTGATGCTGGTtcacaaaacactgaaaatgaagttgtttGTGGAGTTTAAACAGTTTTATAAAAGCGTTTCTTTCAATATGAGATTATATTAAGTAGTTAGTGGTTGTATTGTAATTCATGTGCAGTAAAATTAGCTTCTAATAGAAAGTCTAACCTGAGATGACTCAGAAAGTTCACCCTTCTGGCAGTTTCCTCAGGAtatttcactttaaataaaacattttgttctaattatactaaaaataaaaatgtgtttcttctaaattagttttttcattaaataataGCTCAAActtgaattaaatattaagcAGCAAAGCAGATTTTCTTGAGAGGTTGTCACCTTGTATCCGTCCAAATGAAATTCAGCAGTGCTAACAGTAAAGTCTCTTCAGGACAGGAAGTCTGCAGATCCTCAAATGtcaaatatttaacttttaGTCATGCTTCATATTTGAGTTAATATTATCAATGTAAgattttcatattatttgagTTGAACAGGtttaaatgtatagataacACTTATACTTGTTCATACCACCTTCAGAAAACATCACTGTCAATATTTTGTATTACCTTATtcaaaaaaggaaatgtatccGTTATCCATACACATGcatttataaaacaaatattatgtAGATTGTAATTTAAATGATGGATCAACTCCTTTTAGTTTATAACAGCTGAAATGATCATTGTAACCTGATGGATCACCAGGGCTTCCTCATCTATATTGGTGTGATTGTCGAGGAACCTGGAAAATAAATCAGGTCGCTTTAAGAGATATATTACACCTGCAAGTGACGAGAGCGAAACAAAGGTTGGCCTTTAGATTATTAAACCTTTTGACAATATTTTCCTATTTGGTGTCATGTATAGCAGCAGAGTGCTGGACAGGTGAGGTGGGCATTGGTGACAAAAAGTGAGCAACAAGTTGTATCAAAGTTAAAGTGAACAAACAGACATTCTTTGTCTGAAGTTTACTGTTATTAAACCTGAACAGTAAAAACGCTATTCTGTACAAAACATAAAAGAATAACTGCCAGTAATTAGGAAAGTACAATATGGacagaatatattttaaatgaagaAAACGTGTTTTTCAATAGTGACTTCAGAAACCAGCATGGATACAGAATTTGCAGCGAGTTGCAGTGTGTCAGATTAGGATTACGTGCTTCTCATTTTATGTAGAGTATAGACATGACCTTTATTTGATGTAAGTAGAAGTCAATACATAACAAGTGTCCAGGTCTCTACCAGAACTGAATATTAAAACTGTTGGATGTTCAATGTTCACTCCCTGGAGCTACACTGGTCCCTGGCCCAGAGTATTGATCAAACCAGCTCTTCTTTGAGCTCATCTGCAAATATCAGAAGGATGATTGTGTGGTTGCTGTCGTTGGTTCAGGGAGTGGcgacatttttttacataaccagAAAGTGAATAAATAGCTGCTATGGACCAGGCTGCACAGATCCAGTTTTCAGATGACACAGTCTGCCATGATGTAAGTACGGATTAAATCAGTAAACTGAGTTTTCTGGCTGTATGAGTTGAGCTTGAATGTTGTGTGACAACTTTTTTCACTGTATGAACAAAATCAGGATGTTGATTctgaatgaaaacactgtgtgtCCCAGGATGCTTCTTTCAGGGCTTGTTGGCCTCTTGCTTGTGCTGACAGCTGAGGCCGGAGTCGGGTAAGAAACTTGGATTTAATCCCCTTTTAGCAGATTTCTATAGAAAACAGAAGCTACAGAGTGAAAACTGGGGGATAAATGaagaatttaatatttttagcATCATCTTATATATAACCAAATGTCTATGctttttcatttcacagatACTCCTCTGAGTCACACCTCTGTTATGAGACAGAGCAGTGTCTGCATTACGATCTGATTTGTCAGACTGAGGATTTTGAGGTGAGTGACTCCGAACAAGAAAGAAACGTTTTCATACTTCAGATTCCAGAAACTTCAAATAACCAATAATCCTCTCCACCATGTTTGCTCATGTCCCTCAGGTCCGTCACATTGAATCTGTGAATTGGATTACAACATACGAGATGGACTATTCCATTAACACTGCGGCAAGGAAAGCATTCACACGATTATATGAATATATCAAGGGTGCCAATCAAaatggtgtgtatgtgtgtgagtattGAAATATCTAGTTCAGATCAAGATTTCACTTTCAAGTGAGATCTGTGCCCCAAATAAATACAGCATAAGCTTCGACAGGTAGGAAATACCATAattaatgcatttttttgtCAACATTAAAGTCACACAACGACATGTATCTTCATGTATTTTCTAATTGATGCGATTGATGTTTGATAAGAAATTTTTGTTTGTGGtcgtgataaaaaaaaaaaaacgttgtttCCATAATGTCCTCCTCTAGGAACACAAATGGACATAGTAACTCCTATGGTTGTCAGAGTACCTCATAATACTTCTTCGGAAATGAGTCCCTACATTGTGCATTTGTTGCTGCCAGCTGAATATCAGGAAAACCCCCCCAAGCCTACTGATGATAATGTAAGCTACTACAGCAAAAAGATTGTCAAGGATAATGGCCTTGATCATGTTTGAAAAGATGTTGTGACGTCTCCATAAACTCCAGCAGATAATGAAGGTTTCTTTGTAGGTGCACATTCTTCGCTCACCTGACATGAATTTGTATGTACGGGGCTATGATGGATGGTTAATTGCCAAGTCTGACAGAGAAACGGCCAAAAGTTTGGCCAGTGACCTCGACTCAGTTGGTGCAAACTACAAAAAGAACTTCCACTTTGCTAATACATATAGCAGGTAAACAAATCACCCTCATTTTCTCAGTAATAATGGTTAATAAGTCCAAAGGAAAACTTGAGGATTTTGCTGCACtaaatttgtgtgtttgtgtgtgtgtgtgcgtgtgtgtgtgcgtgtgtgtgtgtgttttttttcctgcagtccGACGCATACTCACAGGCACAGTGAGGTGATGTTTGTTGCTCTGGATGAGCCCGTGTGCATCTGAAGTGGATCCATGACAACATAAATGTTGGATTTGTCTTCACTATCTCTTCAAGTCATTAAGTGTCATTTCATATAATTACAATGACATCCACAGTTTAAAATATACATGAACAGAATACACCATTATGGTTTCAAGCCAGCTTCTGTGATGGTTTTGTGTTATGTTCAATAAAGGCTCCTTCCTGCAATGAATTCTGATGCTGTTCTTATTTGATCAAACTCTTTGGACTAATCATAAAATGTTTCTAAAGCAGGAAACTcagtaataaataatacaatctATTTCCTATCCAGTGTGGATCATAACAATTCTAGAATAAAACCAAATGACTTGACTACATTCAACAAGACCATTTTTTCTAGGATGACAGTCCATGTCTCTTCACCTAATAAATAAAAGGAGATAAACTCTGTTCTATTTTGGAGGATTTCACATTTTCTCAATACTTTTTATTCTAGTTACCTTTTTCTCTTATTATTAAATCTACAGGAGTTAAACTATTTCAGCAACTTTGATCGATGACATGTTAACTTAGTTTTTGAGTGAAGCAATGAAGTCAGAAGTGTTTTTCTATATTCTCTCATTCTGTCATTAAGGTTAATGGTGAAATATATGACAAGAAAAAATGCAGAAAATCCCTcgaggaaaacaaacatttctatatttaaaatattcatagaagtatatataatgatacaATAATCATTAGCCAAGTAGGGATCTTTCCTCGTGATGCAGTGCCATTGGCTAAAGTGTTCTGCAGTGTGTGGTGTTTCTTTTATGGTCTGGCACATGGCTTGTCTGCGGATCCCCAGATCTTTGAGTGACCTGATGGTGGATACTGCTTGGAAAAACCCTGCAGCCAATCTCCACAGGGCAATCTATTGCTTTCCAACCACGTTGCTCTGCCTCAAATTCTATGTCTGAATACCAAGCCTATTCCTCTCATTCACTTCATCAACAGCGTCTTCCCAGGGTAATGTCAATTCTATGAAGTAGACGACACAGTATCATGTGTGGTGGTAGGTTGGTAGTGACCATATGTGATAGGACTGTCCTTTATACTGCGCTCGGCATTTGGATGGCAAGGCATTGGGAGCAGTTCTCTTTGTTTCACTTGTTTCTGCAAGCATTTGAATACATGGATGTGTCTTAAATATAccgactatatatatatatattttttttattttttctttttttataaattgttaTTGCCTCAGTAACAAGCTAAATTTGAGCTTGCATTGGCCCGGGCCTTGAACGCATTGATCCAGGATGTTAAATAAATAGTGGCTCAACAGAAATGCTGCAAACAAAGGGAAATTGCCAAACTTcaccaaaaagaaaagtaatgTAAAAGGTTACGGTGCTTCAACCttctttgctgctgttgtttagTGTTCATAATGGAGTCCTTTAAGAAGGCAGAACTCAGTGGGAAATGATATTCAATGTGCAGAATTATGTTCTTAGAGTAGAATTTCAAATGTTACAAAGCTTATATTAGATTGTGCAGAGTACATCCTTCATGGTGTTTCCTGTGgctataaatgaaaacaaatattttgtctCTCTGGAAATGTGAAATTTAAGTTTTATTATGAaagtaatttgaaatatttgtgcAGTTTGTATTGAGGGTTTAACATCAGTTCAAACTGACAATATTTGTTGTAGTGTTTGTAGTTTGTTTAACAGGATAGTCCAACTTAAATCTTCTTTGAACTCTTCTCGGTTTGTTATTTAAGTCCCCCCCAGTTGTTCTTGTTCCTAATTTGCTTTAACCACAGGCATCTTATACTGTCTCTACAGTCTCTAGTGTTGTTTAGGTTATTGGTTGAGGGAGTGTCCAGTTTTCCTTTTAAAAGCAGGAGCCAGTTTTTCGAATGCAAGGAAAACAACACTCTGTCATGATGTAAgtacagttttatttttcagatcgTCTTAGATGGAAATCAGTAAATAGACATTTCTGTCTGCATGAATTGGGCTTGAACTTTTACTGGATGAGCAAAGTCAGCTTGTTAAGTCTGAATGAAAACCCTCTATCTATGTGTGTCCCAGGAGGCTTCTTTCAGGCCTTGTTGCCCTCTTGCTGGTGCTGACAGCTGAGGCCAATTTTGGGTAAGAAACCGGCAGTTATTCCCCTTTTAGCAGATTTCTGTAGTCAACCAAAGTTTCAGAGTGAAAAAGTGATTTTGAGATTTTATAATCTAATAGTAATAACTTTATTCGTCTAGCGCAAATCTAAACAGGTTGACAAAGTACAAATGAAGGAATACAAATAAAGGTGTTCAATTCAGTTAAATTTTTAAGCCAAATCTTAACGTATTAACGTCGCGACcttggcgactgtggagagaaaaaactccctcattaactggaagaaaccttcAGTAGAAGCAACAGGGTTACAAATGCTCACctataaaaacagagagaaagattcCTCTGAGGCTGCGTTCTACTTCCGGTAACAGATATTTAGGCTAAAATGTAATGGATGTAATTGTTGAGTTAAGGCAAGCAATGTTTGAATGCATGCGTTGTGTGCTACTCAAACGTCACTGATCAGCTAATGAAGTAAACTGATGGATAACATGAATCACATTTTTACTCAGAGCCTGGCACAGGTAATTATTGCTATTGGCTGCACCAGTACCATtataataatgttattatttcACAGGAACCTCTCCCAGCAGTCTCTGAAGTATGATCTAGTTTCTCAGACCGGGGATTTTGAGGTGAGTGTCTCTGAACAAGcgaaaaacattttcacatttcaggtGCCAGaaacttcaaaataaatacCCACTCATATTTGCTCGTGTCCATCAGGAACGAAACTATGAATCTGTGAAGTGGGCTTCAACTAATGAGAAGTCCCTCTCCAAGAACTTTGCAGCAACGGCTTCATTCAAACGCCTAATTAAATACTTCAGTGGTGCAatctatttattcatgttttatttaatagctTTCATAAACAGGTAGTCTCATTGAGATCAAGATTTATTTTTCAAGAGAGATCTTTGaactaaaataaagaaattgtaAGATTTAAGTGAGCTAACTTTTCCCATTAGTGGAATTATATTTCATAACTTTGTCATCCAGTCCTGCGGTACTGCCGCAAATAAAAAGTGCTTTAAAGCGACATTATAATTACTGTACTTGTGATCAGAGATACTTTGATTTAAgttttttgtgctttttgtttttttgagtttgcgatattattcaaatttgtgacatttgaaaaaaaaacttgatgtGCTCTCTTACTGTCTTCCTTTAGGAACGAAAGTGGAAATTGCATTTCCTGTTCTTTTTTAGAATACGTTTTAAAATATATTGGAAAGCTGCTGAATCTATGATCAGTTTCTTGCTGCCAGCTGAATATCAGACAAACCCCCCCAAACCCCTGGATGATATGgtaaacatgaaaaacacatcaacaatcTTTTGGCCATAGTTATCCTTGCACGTGTTTGATCTGATTCTGTGACATCGACCAAAAGCACTGGCAGTTAATCAGATTTGACTTGCAAGTGTCCATCCATGGCACGCCCGCCATGACAGTGTtcgcaaagaaaaacaaaggaaggACGACAGCCATGTCTGACAAAACAATCGATCTGTCCGATGCTCTCGACCTACTTGGTCTGGAACACATGCAAAACTACTTCTATGCTGCTGTGTCGAACAGGTAAACAAATCCCAATCATTTTCGCAGCTATAATCAGAAAGAAATAATATGAGAAAAGTTAGTAGGTTTGAGTATtaggtgacattttttttgtgtgcatgtgtgtgtgtgtgtgtgtgtgtgtgtgtttgtgtgtgtgtatttgttcctTGCAGTACGCTGACTACCTTGCCAGATGGTTCCAGCAGTTCCAGCAGTGATGACATGGACTAGTCGCCTGCCTGCCCAGATGTTGCAGCTGGACTTCTACTTAATGTCCACAAGTTATattgtgtcatctgcagaagccTCTGATGAAAGCCCAGATTTAGATTttgaatcaaataaataaagactaaGTTAGATGGGATGAAGGTTTTAAcctattgtgttttcttttatattcaaTAAAGTCACCTTTTCACTGGGAtttattgctgtttgtcttGATTGGCCCTTCTCTTTCGACCaatataaaaatttaaaatattgaaatctaGAAGAGCATATGTCTGCCCAAtatcaccatgttaaagaaggTGGGCAAAAAAAACTGTGGATGAACCCATTTATCTGGATCTGCTACAAAATGTATAGGCAAATTTATTGAGACATGTCGCATAATTCCATGATGTGCTTCTTAATCCTGAAAAATATACTGGgctaacaaactaacaaacagcaatgaattTTCAACCATCCCcttatgaaaatatatttaaattaaccTGACCCTGATTATTATGTGGATCGGCACCAGAATACATTCTGATAAATATCAGGCCCCTTCACATGTctgattttatttcatcaatatccataaattattctctgagaaatcaacaaaaatatagaaaaatacacTATCTCGGAATGTCAAAAACAATGGAAACAATCCTTGATCTGCCTTTTGATTCAGATTCCTTGGTTCTTCCACAACATGAACTCATTGGCGGAGATAATCAGCTGGTTTAGTATGAGGCCTTCAAAAAACAAGCAATTCTCAAGGCAGTTTAGAGCAATACTATTTAATACCACTAGATGGCCGTACTTAATTCCACCAGGGCAGAATTGCAGTGCTCTGTATTTTACCAGCACTTGTGGCTTTTTCTTTTGACATGCAACAGGGACCTTTAAATATGCTTTATTTCAGCCAGATTTTACATGAGCGAATCATCTGGTTACAATAGTAAGGGAACTATTTTAATGATTTCAGAATCTATTGACCTTTCCTGAATTACTTAATAAAGTGGACAATCGGCCTTTCGCTTGAGAATGAACAGCTGATGCTCAGTGAGTTCACGCATGAATGAACATTGGAAAGTACTGCAACTGAGTTGAGCTTTGAAATACTGATCAGTTCGAAACACATAAGCAATTGCTGATGATTTATCCAGggtcaaatacacattttggcCTGTAACCCTTCACAAACAAGTTGGACGTAGTTAGGTGCCTCATCTCTGATCACTTGTGAGCGACTTCACTACAGTGAGAATCCAGCAGGTGGCTATCTGACCCATGGAGGGACTGGTTGCTTGGCTGGCCTACCGACTGACTGACAATCTGTGTAGGAGTGCCAGTCAGGAGAGGTTTTATGACGCTCACTACAGATCGAAGTCCACCGTGGGCCTCAAACGACCATCAGTCCACCGGGGCTGCTCAGCCTGCCTGTTGGCCACTCTCTGTCGTGGCCGCGGCGTCTGTCTGGTCTCCTGATCTCTGCAACTATGAAGATCAGCCTGGAGTGACTGTGGAGTTCTGGACCCACCTGCCGGAATGGACCTAGCAGGTTATCAACCACAGCTGCCACAGCCTCTTGTCCACCACCCTGGCAGCTACCCGGACAATGAGTTCAATTCAGAGGGATCATCAACATGTGAGTGCAGGATGGACGTCCACTTGGTTGAACTTGTACAGGGTTAGAAAGGCATTGGTGTTTTGGATGTCCTGTTTTGAAAGTTGGAGCGTCTGGAAATCAGTGTCATGTTACTGATACGAAAGCGACAGTTATCACCTCAGCATGAAAATCCAGAgagaagaaaatgtattaaaatgttgTGCTACAGACATTCATTTAGAAGACTGGTTCCTATCACAGCCTCTGATATCTCAGCATTATGTAAGGGGTCATATCTGCTATCATAGTCAAGAAAATCAAGCAGAGAGATAAGGCACAGTCTGCAACAGAGGGACGGTCCTGTGCCGCTCTCAACACCTGAGCAATAAACATCAGGAGATGACACATTTCCatgacagcagcagagcagacaaACAGCTGGCACTCCAATCGGAGGGTGTGTGTTAGATATCGATCCTCTTAATGGCCGACTTGAAGTATCACCTGCACGAGTGCCCCTCAAACAGCGTTCGTCGACATTATGTTATAACTAACATTACACCAACGAAAGGCAGGAGTGGACATTTTGTTTTagtacaaattaaaagaaaagaaaaacaaagaaaattgaaactttctaattttctaaatataaatTTAAAGAACAATCTAGACATAATAAAAGGTCAACGAATAAACGCCATAAATCCAACGCTACCGTTAATTCAAGCGTCTCCCATTAGTCATTACTAATGGCGGCATTCAGTTATACTGTTAAACCTAATTTTCATTatctgctttctttttttctcatcatctggttttctctttcttttttcacttaACAATGGTACAGAGCTGTAGTTCTGACAGGAATAACATGTGGCCCCTAAAGGGAGGTCTCTGATTAGATCTTATTGCGAATACTCCATTGGTTGTTTGAGGTGCGGGAAGTCACTATCCACATTATGAGACACCGCTGTTGAGAAAAGTTTGTCAGCTCTCGGGGGGCCCCCCTCATCGCCTGGGGGCCCCAAGCAGTTGCCGGCCTTGCTTCTTCACAAGCAGCGCCTCTATGTCCACTAACCAGATgctcggtggttcgatccccggcgcTTCCAGATTACATTCTGACACAGATACA
Above is a genomic segment from Pleuronectes platessa chromosome 16, fPlePla1.1, whole genome shotgun sequence containing:
- the LOC128459095 gene encoding heme-binding protein 2-like codes for the protein MLLSGLVGLLLVLTAEAGVGYSSESHLCYETEQCLHYDLICQTEDFEVRHIESVNWITTYEMDYSINTAARKAFTRLYEYIKGANQNGTQMDIVTPMVVRVPHNTSSEMSPYIVHLLLPAEYQENPPKPTDDNVHILRSPDMNLYVRGYDGWLIAKSDRETAKSLASDLDSVGANYKKNFHFANTYSSPTHTHRHSEVMFVALDEPVCI
- the LOC128458681 gene encoding heme-binding protein 2 — protein: MPKTQHSTIMIVLSGLVGLLLVLTAEARVGDSSQLQFCTETEECLLFDPICQIGDVEVRNYSAVKWVSTSESSMLMEFAAMKMFRRLFDYIGGSNDPEVVIDMTSPVLMTMPQKSWWQTVVFTMSFLLPDMYQESPPKPTKGGVDILETPDMRVYVLSYSGWMTTYSINNAFDKLSKKLDAIGASYKTDTRYAAGYNSPMTMNDRHNEVMLVVEGEPVCPNQD